The window AGCGGCTCTGCCTGCCTAGTTGCCTTCCACAGACCTACCCACCTGCCACCCAGGCTCAGCCAGAGGGCGCAGGGCTTCGAGGGGAGGGACTAAGGCACTCCAGGGAGGTGTGGGATAAACAAAGGGaagggtggaggaagggaagggccaggccctgggtggagaggaggaggaaggaagaggcagGAGGCAAACAGGAAGGGCTGGGAGCTCCAAGGACCCTGCGTGcttgggtggtgggtggggctggggtctCCGGGAGGTGGGGCGCACGTCAAGGCCCCAGCCCTGGCCTGGTCGTCTCATGGGTCTCCCGATGTCTCCCCCAAACCGGCCTCACCCCGGCCCCGTGGTGGCAGCCCAGGCTCACCCTCCAGAAGCCCACGGGGTAAATGAGCGTGCCCAGTGTGCTGTCGTCTGTCTGCAGGATGCTGTCCACCGTCAGGCCCCGGGCCCGTAGCCGCTGCATGGCGCCCGCGGTCACCTGGTCTTTGGTCTGGCTGGAGAGCATCAGCGAGAGCAGCACCTGGAACCTCCGGACCTGCAGGCAGTGACAGGGGACGGGGGCGGGTATGGGGGCCTCAGCAGAGCCCTGGGCCCACCTCTACCTGTTACCCCTGGAAAGGTGTGGGATGCGCCCTCCAACCCGCCTGGGCCAACGAGACGTGGTGGGTCTGGCTCAGGCATTTCGTCCTCTACAATGTGGGGACAACCAGGGCATGGTCAGCTCTTGTCgtgaacactgaattagcaaacTCGGAACCACCGCACCTCTGAGAGCCTGTGAGCCTCTGGAGGACATGTAGCCTCTGGAGGACATGTAGCCCTGCtttatgtgtgtctgtgttcACACTCCTCATTTTACGTACGTTCTCGACTCATCAGCACTGAACTACACGCGGCACTGCAACTCCTGCCTGAAGGAAGCTGGCCTAACACGCATTTCCTCCACGGGGCTTCTCGGGCTTCGGAACACTAACTACATGGTGCTCCGGCACCATGCAGAGTCCCCAACGAAAAGCACAAGAGGGTGAGGGATGCAGCACGAAAGGGACCGCAGAGCCGACGCCCGTTTACAGGATGAGCTGAAACAAGGCGGCTGAGCGTCGTCCGGGGGACCTCGGCTGAGAAAGTGCATGTTGGGCCACTGGCATTTTCCTGTGCATCTGTCCTCGAACGACCGCTGAAGGGCTGCAATTATCTATTTGGGGGTTACAAGTAAATTTTAGCACGTAGGTGAGTTTGCAAATATGAGATCCATGAATCACCATGAGGACTGTACCTGCCTTGTGGCACTCACCTCCCCTGGCTACGGCGATAATTGTTCGTGCTTTGTGGAAGACAATGACTGATCGCCCCTTTCACAGATAAGCAAACGGGCTCGGGGAGCAGGGACCCAAGTCGCCCAGTTACACAGGAGCAGGGTCGGGACTGGAACTCGGGTTGGTCTAAGGACCTAGGATCCTGACCAGGGTAAGAACTGACCCTCCCTCAGCAAACATCCGGTGTGCCCTGCAGTGCCGGCGCGGGGCCTGCTGGAAAGCACGGCCCGGGCTCCCCCAGGGATGAAGCCAGTGCAGGTTCGGCCTGCAGGCAGGTTGCCGGCCGGGAGCCGCCAGGTCGCAGAGGCCTGTGAGGGAGAAAGTGCCTTTCTGGGAGGGGTTCACCCGGGCAGACAGGCCCCCGCCTACCTTCGGGGGTGCACCGGGGTCGTAGCAGTGCTCGGCTCCCAGCCGGTCCACAGGCGCGTCTCTCCCACTCCTCATGGCACGGATGTTCGCCAGCTGCTGCCGCCAGTCCTGGGGCTCCCAGCCTGACGCCTCGAGGGGCTTGGCCCCCTTGCTGTCCTCCCCGGCCGCAGCCTCATAGGCCACACGTGGTCTCTGTGCCTCCCGCTGGCGCTTCACAGGCCTGTGGCTTGTCCTTCCTTCTGCAAAAAGTGCCACACAGTCCCCTCAGCTGGGGCACAGGGGAGGGGGGTGTGTGAGTGCAGTTCTACCGGCCTCCTGCACTTTTCTCCTTTGCTTGACACCTGTCACTCATCTGCTGCACGTGGGGATGCTCCATTCTCGGACACACTAGCCTTCCTCACACCACTGCCCACCCGACCACGTCCATGTTAAACAACACGAGGACTCCAACAGCAGCCTCCACCACGGTGTCCCCAGTCTACTCTCTACACTGGATTGTGTCCCTTTCCTGTTCAACATTCCTTGCAGGTCTCCGTTTGCACTCGTGATGAAGTCCAAATGATATCCTGGCACCAAAGCTCCCGCCAACCTGGCTGGCACGGTCAGCCGCCTGTTCCCCTCTGCCCAGCTCCTCCTGCATGCTCTTGTCCAAGGGGGTCTCACTATGTGCACCACCCCCGGATTCCTGGAGGCCCAAGGACGCCCCCCTCTGTCCAATGCCGTGGAGGTCCTAGCAGGGGCTGGGTCGGTTCCCTACAGCCGGGCACTGGGAGGTCCTTAAGTCACCACAGGGTTACAAACGAGTGCCTTGCCAACTGCGGTGCCACCCCCTCCCCTGTTTTCTCTGAGAAGCACCCCTAACAGGGAGAGAAGACTTCTGACTGGTGTCCCAGCACCTCGCTCCTCTGAGAGGAAGCAGCTATATGAGCTCAGGAGCAGCACCCAGGTCGGGCTGGTGGGACCGGGAGACCTTTCCCGCTCAGGacggggtgggggaggtggagcGCCCGGACCCCAGCCCCTGCGGACCCCTTCCCCTGCGTCCAGGGACTAGAGCGCGGGGGTGGGCGACGGCCCGGGTCCGGTCTCCAGCGGGACCCTTCCCCCGCCTCTGCCCCCGCGCCCTGGCCCGGGCGCCGCGCTACCTGCAGCCGCCTGTCCCCTCCGGAGGGGCGCGGCCTCCTCCCCACACCCCCGCAGCTCGGCTCCCGGCCCGCGGCTGCGGCTGCGGGTCAACATCGTCACGCGCGCCGCGGCCATGCGGGACTCCCGCGGAACACGCCTCCCCACGGCCTCCAGGCCGCGCCACGTCACTCGGCGCCCGCCCAGCCTTCCCGCCCGCGGACGGCGCAGAACCACGACTCCCGGCAAGCTTTGCGGGGAGCCGGGCGCCCCCGGAAGTGCGGGCCGCGCTTCCGGCggcggcgcggggcggggcgcgcTGGGCTCTCGGCGTCCCCGGGCCGCGGCGCGGGGTGAGTGGCTCGCGGCTCCCCGGAGCGCGGCGTGGCCCGGCCCCGAGGTGCGGCGGGGAGAGCGGCGGAGGCGGCCGGGGAGGCGGGCCCGCAGTATCCCGGGCCCCGGGCCTCGGCCGCGCCCACCTCGGGCTGAGCCCGGAGCTGCAAGCCGTTCTTGGTTTTACGTCAGCGCGGGCGCGAGGGCACCCCCGCTTCAGGCACCCCCGACAGCGCCTCCTCCGCCTAGGGAGAAGAGGGGTGACAAGCGTCAGGGCTCCGTGGACCCCGCGGCGGCCCCCACTTCCCCCTCACCCACACGCTGACTCGGGGGCGGGGGCCGGCCCGAGCAGGCCTGGCGGTTCCCACGTTAGTTTCCGGCGGGCGCAGCCTGGCTGCGGGAGGAAAGGTGGTGCCCGCCCGTGGGTCCCGGCAGCCGCGGCAGGTGCCTCACATCACTCACGCCCGCTTCCTCTGCAGAGGAGTCCTCCCGGGCTCCCCTGCCCGCCATGGCCAAACCAACAAGCAAAGATTCGGGCTTGAAGGAGAAGTTCAAGATTCTGTTGGGACTGGGGACTCCCAGGCCCAATCCTAGGTCTGCAGAGGGCAGACAGACGGAATTTGTCATCACGGCGGAAATCCTGAGAGTGAGTGAGCCGCCTGTGTCTTCTCTGCTGGCTAGGTGGGAGGTGCGAGGGGGGCTTGGTGTGGTCTGTCGTCAGGGGCTGTGGGCCGGGGCTGCTGTCCCCCCACAGTGGAGGCTTAGGTGCCCTTCCGCTGGAGACGCTGATGTAAGGATGCCCATTTCACCAGCCGGGGCTGGAACGCGGTCTCCACAGGTGGTCGGGGATTATGGCAAGGTAACTGGTGATTTGTGAGTTCCTGGGAGAAGTAGGTCCTTGTGTTTTTTGTGTTTAAATCGTCCTGTCACATGCCTGGCACCTGTGTTTTGCCCGTAAGTAAATGTTGAACATCTCTACTTCTAACCTTTCTTGTTTGGAAAGAACCCAGATATCCATGAGTGgataaatgggtaaacaaaacgTGGTCTGTCCGTAAGTGGAacattatttagccataaaaagaaatgaaggtctgacacatgctgcaacatggatgaaattggagaacgttatgctgagtgaagaaaGCTTAACGTAAAAGATCGTGTATTATAAGGTTCCATTTATGTATATGAATTGTCCAGGATAGGCAAACccatagaaaaatgaaagcaggtTAGtgtttgccaggggctgggggtgatggtggtttggggaatgactgctaatgggaaCGGGGAATTCTTTTAGGGATGAAgagaatgttctagaattagatagTAGTGATGATCGCACAACCTCGGGCATATGTTAGAAACCACTGAATCGTACAGtttgaaatggttaaaatggtacaTTTAGCATTACATGGattttatctcaattaaaaaaggtcaaggaaaaaaaaacattgctcGTTCTCACTCCACCAGGTGAGAGGACTAGATGTAGTAAGCACTCTGGTGAGTCCAGCTACAAGTCTTCAGTCTTGGAAAACGCTGCGCATATCTCAGTAGTTTGTGCTCGGCGGTTGAGGAGACCTGAGCGCTGGCCCCTTTTCCTCTCACCTCCCTCCAGGAACTGAGTGTCGAGTGTGGCCTGAGCAATCGCATCCGGGTGATAGGGCACATCTGCGAAGTAGCGAAAACCAAGAAATTTGAAGAGGTAGGTTTGGCTCAGTTGGGCTCCCGAGAGAATGCACGTGGGCTGGTTAAAGGCCAAGTTTGCTCCTTCCAGGAGCACTGACGACAATTAACTGTGCTAACGAGGTGATTTGTACCATTTCAGGGAAACGTAACTTCATCTTAGTGATGGGGTAGCTTCTGGAAACGTTCTGAGCACAACCCTGAGGGAGCAATCATTTGTGGGGGTGGAGAGCAAAGGGATGTAGGCTTTTCTAGCAGATTCTAGAAAGCTTACAAAAAATGCATACTCACTTGTTCTCTCATTATAAATTGTggggaagggaaaataaaagagtATCAGAAAGAGTGTCATTGCGAAGAGAAAAACTCAGGGCCCGGCAGCCTTTTTGCCTTGTGGGAGCGGTGATTGGTTGGTGATTTTGAGCCACCTCATGGATGTGTTTACTTTGGCCAGACCTTTCCAGCCTCTCTCCTAATGTCCTGTGGACAGAGTTGGGGTTTGTCATTCTGGGGGTGCAGGAGTTGCTAGTCGAGCCCCTCAGGGCTCTGTCCTGGCCTTGGCCAGCGGTTTTGTGAGTGGCTCGGGGAGATGGGAACATCACGCTGAGCAGATTCCGATGGTGCAAAACTGAGGGGAGGTGTGACTACTCGCTGTGCTTTTAGCAGTCCATCTGAGACCTGCAAGCTGCGTGTCACCAAGGATAAACGTAAAACTAGGTGTCTGTGCCCAGAAAGTCACCCGTGCAGGCTTGGAGAGGGTGGCTGTGGCTGAGCAGCCGATGAAGATGAACGGGCTAAGAGGCTAGGGCTGTCTGTGGGCTCGGTGTTGCTGTGCTGTGGAGGCCAAAAGCCACCACGGGACCAGTTTGCATCAACAGGAGGGCTgtggatggggtgggatgggatgggggtttTGAGTCCCAGTGTATCCTGAGCTGGCACACATCCAGATACCCAAAAGACACAGATGCATCAGTCCCCTTCTACGAGGGGTGAGCCCAGGAAAGAGAGTGTGTCTGAAACTGGTTGAAGGAAGGGAACGGTTAACGTGGAGAAGGGATGGAGACAGGAGGGCCTGTGCAAGTCCTTGCAGAATGAGGCTAACGCCGGCAGCTGTAGGGAGCAGGGCCGGCTTCCCTGTGGCATGGGCAGGGAGCACTTCCTCAGCAGGGAGAGCCGGGCAGCGGGGGTGGGCAGGTGCCCGGTGCCAAGGGGCTGAGGCTGGCATGTGTAAGCAGAGCGAGGCCACCGAATGGGATTTCTGGGACAGGCCGCAGGCTGGGAGCTACTCTGGTGCCTCTGGGTCTGACACCCTTCCCAGCGATTGCTCTCTCGGGTCACCCTGgcctgtcctccctccctccagcctgTGCTTGACGAGGGTTAAGGAGACTGGCTTGGGTTCAAAGCAGCTGGAGCCAGTCTCCTCGCCAGGTTCCTCGTCATCACGGGCTGTGGAGGAAGATGTCGGCTTCAGGGAGCAGGTTCTGAGTCAAAAGAGCCCATTGTTATCTGTCCTTCGCTGACAGTACTGTCCTTGTTGAGGGGCCAGGGTCTTGGGAAACAGCCCAGCCCTGAACCCTCCCTTTGCCGGTGGCAGCATGCGGTGGAGGCGCTCTGGAAGGCAGTCGCGGACCTGCTGCAGCCAGACAAGCCCCCAGAGGCAAGGCACGCGGTGCTGGCTCTGCTCAAGGCCATCGTGCAGGGCCAGGTGAGGGGCAGGCTgtgcccggggtgggggtgggacccGGGTACAGCCTGGGAGTTCCCGGGCACCTGGCACCGGACTCCCCGAGTGGGTGTTCCGACAGCGTCTCCGCTCGGTGGGACCCTGGGCGCGTCCCCGGAGCCCTCGGGGTAGCGGTTGTGCCCCCTCTAGGGCATTCTGAGGATTGAGTGAGGTGACTCGTGTGGTGAGGGGGCAGCCCGTGGCATGGGGAGATGTTGTCACTTGGCGCCCCTTGCCCGTGCCCCTCGTCCTCCCGTGGCTCACCCTGCTCCCGCCATGCAGGTCCCTGCTGGCCTAGGCCCAGCGACACTTCCCCCAGTCGTGCCTGGAGGCCCCTCCCCCTGCCCATTTCACCCCTTCACATCCAGGGACCTCCGGCCCGGCCGTGCCTGGGGGCGCTGCACCCACACTGGGTGGTAGGGTGGCCCATGTGCCcggcccctgcccccagccctccccccCTGGGAAACGCCTGTGAGGCCGATCAGGGCTCTGCTGACCCTGGGGCTCTGCCTTCAGGGGGAGCGCCTGGGGGTCCTCAGGGCCTTCTTCTTCAAGGTCATAAAGGACTACCCCTCCAACGGAGACCTCCACGAGAGGCTGGAAGTCTTCAAGGCCCTCACGGACAATGGGAAACACATCACCTACTTGGAGGAGGAGCTGGGTGGGTGCCGTGTGGGTGTGAGGTTTCGCTAGTCTTGGTGCTGGAACCTGATCTGGGATGCTGGTGTGGGAAGGAGGCCGGGGCGGGGGTGGGTGCTGCGGGGTGCTGctccggggtggggtggggtggggtgggggctctgcTCTCCGGGGCCGCCTGGTGGCCCAGTCTCCAGTGGTGCTGGTTAAAGATGTAGGACGCGTCACTCCCGACCCCCTGACTCAGATCCCTGGGGAGAGGGGCCCCGAAGCGTGCACTGGAGCAGGCAGAAGGCAGCCCGGGGCCCCACTTTGGTGAGAGCGGGCTGCTGCCGTGGTTCTCCCAGGCAGGCGTCTTCCCTGGGGGCCTGAGGTCTCAGGAACCGGGGCCCCCAGTCTGTTTTCCTCCTTGCCCCCTCCTTGCCCCAGTGCGAGTTGTCAGTGCTGTTTGACCTCCCAGGCTTTCCTTTTGCTCACCTTTCCTTTGTCGTTCTGGCAGTCGGGTTCTGGTTGGTTCGGCAGGTCGTGTCTTGGTTTGGGGGAAGAGGGTGGAGGGGAAGAAGGACACCTGACTTGGGCTTTGCTGTTCTGTTGCCCAGAGTTGGGCCGTGAGTTTGGCGTGCCTCCAGGCCAGGTGCTGACGGGGCGTCTTCTCAGATTTGCCCGGCAGCCACACATGCATTTGTGTTTCCTTCGAGAGTGTCTCTGGGCTGGGGCCCAGGAGTCTGCCTGGCCATGTTCGTACCCAGCAACTTTGGGGGTCAGGGTGCTGAGTGTGACGAGCACGGCTCAGCCCTGCTGTCTCGCTGCAGACCCCTCCGGGCCGcccgggctgggggtgggggccggCTGGTGACCGTGAGTTCCCAGCAGTGAGTGGGATCTGGGTGCCTTTCCCTGAGGTGGGGCGAGTAGGTGTCTGCCCCTGTGCAAATTGTTCCCTGCTTCCTTTCTCCCAGCCGAGTTTGTCCTGCAGTGGATGGACGTGGGCTTGTCCTCAGAATTCCTGCTGGTGCTCCTGAACTTGATCAAGTTCAACAGCTGTTACCTCGACGAATACATCGCGTCAATGGTTCAGTAAGATCAGAGCTTACCTGGTGTTGCCCGGTCTTAGGTTCAGCCAGCTTTGAAACCATCAAGTAAATGGAAAAGTTGGAAGCAGATCTAGCCACCTTATGCTCAAGTTCATGTTTTGAGGCTTAACTCggtggtttgtgtttttttttttaaagtgttacatttcctgtttttttgtgtcgtcattgttattttttcaaaaaattctgTGAAATCTGTGAGGGTTGCTAAATGCCCAGCTGTGAGGACAGGGTGTCCAGGACGGCCCTGAGTATTTGCTGGGTGTGTGGGCCCTGGGGAAGGGGGAGCCCCTCGTTGAATCGACCAGCTGTAGAATAGCTGTGACCGTGCGCCTCGGCCCCCCCCGAGCCGTGTgggtgactcccaggggtgcttTCCCCCCAGCATGATCTGCCTGCTGTGCATCCGGACCACGTCCTCTGTGGACATAGAGGTCAGTGACTCCCTCGCCAGCGGACGGCTCCTCCTGCCTTTCCTCCCGGGAGGGGAGCCTTGGGCAGCCAGGGCTCCTGAGCCCCGGAGTCTCCCTGTGAGGGTGGTGGGACAGTCTCCACTGGGGGCATGTTCAAGGGCAGCGGCAGGGCCTGGGGTGGCTCCAGGGGAGGCTGCAGCTGTCATGGACCCCGGGAGGTGGAAGGAGGACCCTGGTCCCCGCAGTGGGTGTCGAGGGGCCAGCGTGACCCCGCTCTCTCCCCCCAGGTGTCCCTGCAGGTGCTGGACGCTGTGGTCTGCTACAACTGCCTCCCCGCTGAGAGCCTCCCCCTCTTCATTGTCACCCTGTGCCGCACCGTCAGCGTCAAGGAGCTCTGCGAGCCCTGCTGGAAGGTGGGATGCTGCGACCGGTCCCAGGCCAGGAGGCTGCGGGTGGGACAAGGCCCATCTTGTTTTCAGTGAATGGCCATGTGGCGCTCAGGGCAGCTGGACAATGGCCTGCTTGAGGGGAGTTGGTGGCCTTTTCCCAGGCGGTTGAGCTGAGGTCAGGGTTTTGGTCATGTTTGGAGAGCTCACTGCCTCTGTTAGGGAGGAGAGGAGCTGCTGGAGATGATGGTGGGCCTGCTGGCTGGGGGGGGAGCTGGTGGAGGGGCAGCGGGTTGGGGCCCCAGCATGCGTCTGCCTGGCCCTGATGGCAGTCACTTTGTTTCCCAGCTGATGCGGAACCTCCTGGGAACCCACCTGGGCCACAGTGCCATCTACAACATGTGCCGCATCATGGAGGACAGGTGGGCGGGCAGGGCCAGGGCGGGCGGCCTGGGGAGCGCTGGCTGGGCCAGCTGTCGGGAAGCCTTCGGGAATCTGAATTGTGCCGGCTACCCGCGGCATGCACCCACCTGCGGACTTTTCCTTTTGGGTGGTTGCTGCAGAAGCTTTTGTTAAGGAAGGTGTCTGTCTCTTATGTATGTGATGTACTCCCTCCTCCACTGGTCGATAAATCAGAATGTCCGAATTTGATCTCACAACCTCCCTCCCCAGACTTGACCCCTTCAGTGTGGCTTTCGCATCGCCTACTCTGAGTCGTAGGCTGAACTTGCACGCTCACCGTGCCCTCTCTCACCCTGCCCCTCAGCCAGCCCGTGACAACGTCCTCTGGTTCTGCCCCAAGAGCTGGCTCAGATCTGTTCTCTCCCACCTCCCATCCACGCCCTGCCCCTCGCCCATCAGCCCTCACTGCCTCACGGGCCTCTTGCATCCACTCCTGTCCTCCCGCAGCCAGCGATGCTTTGGAACATGATCTGACCCTGGTGTCCTGTGCTCCCCAGTGCCCCCAGAATAAAAACATCCTCACTGTGCAACGAGGCCTGGGGGTCTTCCTGCCTGAGCCCCAGGTGCCTTTGCCCCCTCGTGCCGTGTCCCTTGCTGAGCTCCTCTCCTTTGCTGGCTGACCCGTGTGCTCCTTGAGGCTTCGGCCTGGCTGATCCCCGGCTCCCTCCCTAGTTGCAACCTGAGGCAGGGATTTTGCATTCACTGAGTGACTCTGATTGCGTCTGTCTCCTAGACTGTAAGTGGTGTGAGGCCAAGGCCCTTCCTTGTTCAAGCAGCCTGAACCGTGGCCCACAGCAGGCCAGCAGCAATTGGTTGTTGAACGACTGAATGAGTGAACCAAGTAGCTGCTGCTGGCCTTTGTCTTCTTGTCCCCAGTTTCACTCTGAGTCATAAGCATAGGGaccctggggtgggaggtggctgggggtggggtggggttgtcGGGAGCTGGGCCCCGCCTTGGGCTCCTCAGCGTCCTGGGGCACCTGTGGGCAGACCCTGGGCCCAGGCCCTACCCACACCCCGTCTTGCTTTGGGGGCTTCCAGGGCCTACATGGAGGATGCCCCGCTGCTGCGAGGAGCCGTGTTCTTCGTGGGCATGGCTCTCTGGGGAGCCCACAGGCTCTACTCTCTCAAGAACTCACCGACGTCCGTGCTGCCGTCGTTTTATGAGGTAATGTGCTCTCTATGCTGCAGCATCCCAGCAAGAACGGGGGGCTCCCTTCAGGCCCATCTCCCTGCCCGGGACAGGCCCCTCAGATGGGATCCTGCTCAGGGCTGAAGCGACATTTCCAGTCACTTGCTCTTCAGCTGGGGGTGAGAGTTACAGTCGCTGAGAGGGTCCTACTCGAGCAGACCGTATGTGTCACGAGCTCCCTCCCCTACAGGCTAGCCTTAGAGCTGCTCAGAACCCCCTCGGGCAGCAGCCCTCCTGCTGGTGCTGGTTTTACTTGGTCAGATGATGACCTTGCCCTCCCCTAGAACGGTGCTCTGTGGTTTCAGAGCGTGTCCTGTGAGCGATCTCGGGCCCCATGGCACTCTTATGCACTGGGAGACCCCACTGCACTCGCTGATACGACAAGAGCAGCTCAGGCCGGCCGGGTCCGTCCGGGGTCACATGGGGCCTCCCGACCTGCTGATCTTCCTGCTGATCTTCCTGCTGAGCTGTCCTTGGGGTGTCCTTGCGGTGGCGTCAGGCGTTGCTCGAGTCAGAATTTGGGCTGTGACATTAGGATTCCATCCCGCTGCTGAGCTGGGGCCTAGGATTTCAGAGTTAATAGTTGATGACCAAGTCAGGCTCTTCGGAGCCCTCTGTGGGTCCCAGTTTACCCGGGCAATGTGGACGCCACCCTCCTGGGCTCCTGAAGTAGTCCTTCTGTGACCCACGAGCCGTGTGCGGGAGTGCTGCCCTCTCGGGCACGTTGTCCTCAGCTCCAGGGGAAGCGTGCATGGGCTTCACCTGAGTGGGGCAGGCGGCAACTCGCTTGTGCCCTGGCCTTCTCTTCCAGGCCATGACCTGCCCAAACGAGGTAGTGTCCTATGAGATCGTGCTCTCC of the Choloepus didactylus isolate mChoDid1 chromosome 21, mChoDid1.pri, whole genome shotgun sequence genome contains:
- the NTHL1 gene encoding endonuclease III-like protein 1, with product MAAARVTMLTRSRSRGPGAELRGCGEEAAPLRRGQAAAEGRTSHRPVKRQREAQRPRVAYEAAAGEDSKGAKPLEASGWEPQDWRQQLANIRAMRSGRDAPVDRLGAEHCYDPGAPPKVRRFQVLLSLMLSSQTKDQVTAGAMQRLRARGLTVDSILQTDDSTLGTLIYPVGFWRNKVKYIKQTSVILQQRYGGDIPASVAELVALPGVGPKMAHLAMAVAWGTVSGIAVDTHVHRIANRLRWTKRETKAPEETRAALEEWLPRELWSEINGLLVGFGQQTCLPVHPRCQTCLNRALCPAARGP